The region CCGGGCGGTTCCGGATACTGGGCACCAACAAGGACCAACGGCAACAAGATACTTAAGAATAATTTTTTCATAATTGTCTCCTTATCATGAAAGAAGACGAGTGTGAAATCATCTTTGTTACCAGCCGCCACCACCGCCACCACCTGAGAAGCCGCCGCCGCCGAAGCCTCCTCCTGAGAATCCGCCTCCGCCGCCTGAGGAGAAGCCTCCGCCGGATGACCAGAAGCCGCCGCCCCTTATTCCGCGACCGGCTCCACGAAGCAGGGAGAGGATGAAGAACAATAGCGGGAAGATGAAGAAGAGGCATAAAGGAAAGCAGCCGAAACCGCCGCACTTGGTTCCGCCTGAATCTTGTTTGATTTCAGGAGCGCCCTTCGAGTTTTCAATGGTTACGCCATACTCCTTCTCGATATCCTTTGCATATAGCTGAAGCGCTTCATAAATGCCCTTGCCGTATTCGGAGTTTCTGAAGTTCGGAACAAGAACGCCGCGATATACCTGATTGATTCTTGCATCGGTAAGATAGCCCTCCATTCCTGAGCCTGTGGCAGTAAAGACCTTGCGGTCGTCTATTGCAACAACCATGATAAGACCGTTGTCGTTATCCTTCTGACCGACTCCCCAGCGGTTTCCGAGTTCGGTCGCGTACATGGAGATATCCTGTTCTCCTGTGGAGGGCACTACAAGAACTGCCATCTCTGCAGTAGTCGTGCGTTCGACTTCGCGACAAAGATTGTTGATGCTCGTTATCTCATCCGCGCTCAGCTTTCCTGTCTGGTCTACTATGTAGTTGTCTGGAGGAGGAGGGGAAGGATACTCCTGAGCTGAAGCGGTTATTGCAAGCAGGAAAAAGAGTGAAATTTTATACACGATATACCTTCGAGCTGGCGCTACTTTTTCTTCTTTGAAACAGGTTTGGGTTTCGTCTTTTTAGCCTTCTCCATGACTTTTGGTTTTTGCGCTTCCTTAACAGGTTCTTTCCTCGCCTTTTTGCCCATCTTGTCGATTTGAATCGCTATCTTTTCGATTTCAGAAAGGTATGAGGAATAAAAGGAATCCATCTCCTGGCGCGTCATCCTCGGAGCAAGATGCTTGATCTCAAGCGCCTTGTGAAAACTCCGCT is a window of bacterium DNA encoding:
- a CDS encoding TPM domain-containing protein, with the protein product MYKISLFFLLAITASAQEYPSPPPPDNYIVDQTGKLSADEITSINNLCREVERTTTAEMAVLVVPSTGEQDISMYATELGNRWGVGQKDNDNGLIMVVAIDDRKVFTATGSGMEGYLTDARINQVYRGVLVPNFRNSEYGKGIYEALQLYAKDIEKEYGVTIENSKGAPEIKQDSGGTKCGGFGCFPLCLFFIFPLLFFILSLLRGAGRGIRGGGFWSSGGGFSSGGGGGFSGGGFGGGGFSGGGGGGGW